A genomic stretch from Antarcticibacterium flavum includes:
- a CDS encoding ATP-grasp domain-containing protein, producing the protein MMKILYVTDLYYVAKGRKYYEEDLFITSRLQQHFNVIITNPRQAANLLDGIDALVFRNAGCVLEYEEEYNELLKAVKERNLSTFNSFDGKGDQKGKQYLLDLQALGFPVIPTAEKYEDSYKLGEPEQYIVKLKNGADSVGMEILSPQEFHESKPEGKLIQPFIDFRYEVSFYYLNDVFQYAMYAPNKERRWELTQYEPTRADLEFAQQFLQWNNMQRGITRVDACRLRDESLLLVELEDLNPFLSLDLLPEEEREQFIDNFIEALKKMAPAGEPVVEMV; encoded by the coding sequence ATGATGAAAATACTTTATGTAACAGACCTTTATTACGTTGCCAAGGGCCGTAAATATTATGAAGAGGACCTTTTTATCACCTCCAGGCTACAGCAGCATTTTAATGTAATAATCACCAATCCGCGGCAAGCTGCAAACCTCCTGGATGGGATAGATGCACTTGTCTTCAGGAACGCCGGATGTGTACTGGAGTATGAGGAGGAGTATAATGAACTGCTGAAGGCGGTTAAGGAGAGAAACCTTTCAACCTTCAATTCCTTTGATGGAAAGGGCGATCAAAAAGGGAAACAGTATTTGCTGGACCTGCAGGCGCTTGGATTCCCGGTGATACCCACTGCGGAAAAGTATGAAGACAGCTATAAACTTGGCGAACCAGAACAATATATTGTTAAGCTGAAGAATGGTGCCGACTCTGTAGGAATGGAGATCCTGAGTCCGCAGGAATTCCATGAATCAAAACCTGAAGGGAAATTGATCCAGCCTTTTATCGATTTCAGATATGAAGTATCGTTCTATTATTTGAATGATGTATTTCAATACGCGATGTACGCTCCCAACAAAGAAAGAAGGTGGGAGCTTACGCAATACGAACCCACCCGGGCCGACCTCGAGTTTGCGCAGCAGTTCCTGCAATGGAACAATATGCAAAGGGGAATAACCCGTGTAGACGCCTGTAGATTGCGGGATGAATCCCTGTTGCTGGTAGAACTTGAAGACCTTAACCCATTCCTGTCCCTCGACCTGTTGCCTGAAGAGGAAAGAGAGCAGTTCATCGATAATTTTATTGAGGCTTTAAAGAAGATGGCCCCGGCAGGGGAGCCGGTTGTGGAGATGGTGTAG
- a CDS encoding threonine ammonia-lyase → MITKKDLENVHQRILPYIHRTPVLTSHLLNEMAGAEIFFKCENFQRMGAFKMRGAVNAILNLSEEKRQKGVVTHSSGNFAQAVSLAAKSAGVPACIVMPSSAPQVKKDAVKGYGGQVTDCPPTLEEREKAAQKIIDETGATFIHPSNDLDVIYGQGTAALELLQDHPNLEYVITPVGGGGLIAGTALAVHFASTTCKTIGAEPFEVDDAYRSLQTGKIETNETTNTIADGLKTQLGDKNFPIIKEHVSEIIRVEEKEIVSALKLIWERMKIIVEPSSAVAFAAVLREKEKFRGKKIGIIISGGNVDLSDLPF, encoded by the coding sequence ATGATCACTAAGAAAGACCTGGAAAACGTACACCAACGTATTTTGCCCTATATTCACCGCACCCCGGTTTTGACTTCGCACCTATTAAATGAAATGGCGGGTGCTGAAATATTTTTCAAATGCGAAAATTTTCAGCGTATGGGAGCTTTTAAAATGCGTGGAGCAGTGAATGCCATTTTGAATCTTTCCGAAGAGAAACGGCAGAAAGGCGTTGTCACCCATTCCTCAGGAAACTTTGCACAGGCTGTTTCGCTGGCGGCGAAAAGTGCGGGGGTACCTGCTTGTATTGTGATGCCCTCTTCTGCTCCGCAGGTGAAAAAGGATGCTGTCAAAGGCTATGGCGGGCAAGTGACCGATTGCCCTCCCACTCTTGAGGAAAGGGAAAAGGCGGCCCAAAAGATCATTGATGAAACCGGCGCCACTTTTATCCACCCTTCAAATGACCTGGATGTGATCTATGGACAGGGAACGGCTGCTTTGGAATTATTGCAGGATCACCCTAACCTGGAGTATGTGATAACTCCCGTTGGCGGCGGCGGACTCATTGCCGGAACTGCTCTTGCAGTTCATTTTGCTTCAACAACCTGTAAGACCATAGGCGCAGAACCCTTTGAAGTAGACGACGCCTACCGTTCCCTCCAAACCGGAAAAATAGAGACAAATGAGACTACCAATACTATTGCAGATGGATTGAAGACCCAGCTTGGGGATAAGAATTTTCCAATCATTAAGGAGCATGTTTCAGAGATCATCCGGGTGGAGGAAAAAGAGATCGTCTCTGCGCTTAAACTCATTTGGGAACGTATGAAGATCATCGTGGAACCGTCAAGTGCTGTGGCTTTCGCGGCGGTTTTGCGGGAAAAGGAGAAATTCCGGGGTAAGAAAATTGGGATCATCATCTCCGGCGGGAATGTTGATCTTAGTGATTTGCCGTTTTGA
- a CDS encoding acyl-CoA dehydrogenase family protein produces the protein MSLFGKVKNTINLLKSVDMDQLTKISKTIDLPEAMKALGNLDERQLQGLMKMLKTKRRKSQDDLPPIDGDFYNLDLRLTPEQRDLQLKVRNFMEDEVRPLINDHWNRAKFPFEIIEKFAKLGITGVPYEGYGCPNLSFLMEGIIAQEIARVDVSISTFFGVHSGLAMGSIYLCGSEAQKQEWLPKMQKLEAIGAFGLTEPNVGSGVAGGMETTCRFDGENWVLNGQKKWIGNATFSDVTVIWARDEDTNEVKGFLVRAKENPGYKAEKMEDKMALRIVQNAIITLTDCKVPESDRLKHANSFKDTAKVLRMTRAGVAWQAVGCARGAYESALKYTRKREQFGRPIASYQLIQNHLVEMLSNLTAMQTMVFRLSEMQDQGMLTDEHASLAKVYCSMRTRDVVSRAREVMGGNGILLEYDVARFVADAEAIYSYEGTKEINSLIVGRAITGYSAFVN, from the coding sequence ATGTCGCTCTTCGGAAAAGTTAAGAACACAATTAATTTATTGAAATCTGTTGATATGGACCAGCTTACTAAAATAAGCAAGACCATAGATCTTCCAGAAGCTATGAAAGCTTTAGGCAACCTCGATGAGCGGCAACTGCAGGGATTAATGAAAATGTTGAAGACCAAACGGCGTAAAAGTCAGGATGACCTCCCTCCTATCGATGGGGATTTCTATAACCTTGATCTACGGCTAACACCGGAGCAGCGGGACCTGCAGCTCAAAGTGCGAAATTTCATGGAAGATGAAGTGCGGCCACTTATAAATGACCACTGGAACCGGGCAAAATTCCCATTTGAGATCATAGAAAAATTCGCAAAACTGGGGATCACTGGGGTTCCTTATGAAGGGTATGGATGTCCAAACCTTTCCTTTTTAATGGAAGGGATCATTGCCCAGGAGATCGCGAGGGTAGATGTTTCCATCTCCACCTTCTTTGGAGTACACAGTGGGCTGGCCATGGGTTCAATATACCTATGCGGAAGCGAGGCACAGAAACAGGAATGGCTGCCAAAGATGCAAAAACTGGAAGCCATAGGCGCCTTTGGACTTACAGAGCCTAACGTAGGTAGCGGGGTAGCCGGAGGAATGGAAACCACCTGCAGGTTTGATGGAGAGAACTGGGTGCTTAACGGACAAAAGAAATGGATTGGTAATGCCACCTTTTCTGATGTCACGGTGATCTGGGCCAGGGATGAGGATACCAATGAAGTAAAAGGATTCCTGGTGCGGGCAAAGGAAAACCCAGGTTATAAAGCTGAAAAAATGGAAGATAAAATGGCGTTGCGAATTGTGCAAAATGCCATTATTACCTTGACAGATTGTAAAGTGCCGGAAAGTGACCGGCTGAAGCATGCAAATTCTTTTAAAGACACCGCCAAGGTATTGCGAATGACGCGGGCGGGAGTAGCCTGGCAGGCAGTGGGCTGTGCACGTGGCGCATATGAAAGCGCACTCAAATATACCCGGAAAAGGGAGCAGTTTGGCAGGCCAATCGCCTCCTATCAGCTTATACAGAATCACCTGGTGGAAATGCTTTCAAATCTTACCGCTATGCAAACAATGGTCTTCCGCCTTTCAGAAATGCAGGACCAGGGAATGCTTACAGATGAGCACGCCTCCCTGGCCAAAGTCTACTGCAGCATGAGGACAAGGGATGTGGTGAGCCGCGCCAGGGAAGTCATGGGCGGCAACGGGATCCTGCTGGAATATGATGTCGCAAGGTTTGTGGCAGATGCTGAGGCAATCTACAGTTATGAAGGAACAAAAGAAATAAACTCACTTATCGTTGGCCGGGCAATAACCGGGTACAGCGCATTTGTGAATTAA
- the metK gene encoding methionine adenosyltransferase, translated as MAYLFTSESVSEGHPDKVADQISDTLLDNFLAFDENSKVACETLVTTGQVVLAGEVRSNTYLDVQNIAREVINDIGYTKGAYKFSGDSCGVISLIHEQSQDINQGVDRGSKEEQGAGDQGMMFGYATSETENYMPLALDISHKILIELAKLRRENEEIKYLRPDSKSQVTIEYSDENVPQRIVAIVVSTQHDDFDENDERMLKKINDDIKNILIPRVIAQLPGYVQKLFNEDIQYHINPTGKFVIGGPHGDAGLTGRKIIVDTYGGKGAHGGGAFSGKDPSKVDRSAAYAARHIAKNLVAAGLSDEILVQVSYAIGVVEPTSIFVETYGKSKVNMTNGEVSKKVAGIFDMRPAAIEERLKLRNPIYRETAAYGHMGKEPRTVTKIFESPYNGKIKKEVELFTWEKLDYVDKVKEAFGLE; from the coding sequence ATGGCCTATTTATTTACTTCAGAAAGTGTTTCTGAAGGACATCCGGATAAAGTCGCAGACCAGATAAGCGACACTCTTTTAGACAATTTTTTAGCATTTGATGAAAATTCCAAGGTAGCTTGTGAAACCCTCGTTACCACAGGACAGGTAGTTCTTGCCGGCGAGGTGCGAAGTAACACATACCTGGATGTACAAAACATCGCCCGGGAGGTGATCAATGATATTGGTTACACCAAGGGAGCTTATAAATTCAGCGGGGATTCCTGCGGGGTGATCTCCCTTATCCACGAACAATCGCAGGACATTAACCAGGGTGTAGACCGCGGCAGCAAGGAAGAACAGGGCGCCGGGGACCAGGGAATGATGTTTGGTTATGCCACGAGCGAAACCGAAAATTATATGCCACTGGCCCTGGATATATCCCACAAGATACTTATTGAACTTGCAAAACTAAGACGTGAGAATGAGGAGATAAAGTATTTGCGTCCCGATTCCAAGAGCCAGGTTACCATTGAATACAGCGATGAAAATGTACCCCAAAGGATCGTGGCAATTGTGGTGTCAACTCAGCACGATGATTTTGATGAGAACGATGAGCGGATGCTGAAGAAGATCAATGATGATATTAAGAATATATTGATTCCACGTGTGATTGCACAATTACCGGGATATGTTCAAAAGCTATTCAATGAGGACATCCAATATCACATTAATCCTACCGGGAAATTTGTTATTGGAGGGCCGCATGGAGATGCAGGACTTACCGGAAGGAAGATCATAGTAGACACCTATGGTGGGAAGGGTGCCCACGGTGGAGGTGCATTTTCAGGAAAAGATCCCAGCAAGGTGGACCGCTCTGCCGCGTATGCTGCTCGGCATATCGCCAAAAATCTTGTGGCGGCAGGACTTTCAGATGAGATCCTGGTCCAGGTTTCCTATGCAATTGGAGTGGTGGAACCTACTTCAATTTTTGTGGAAACATATGGCAAATCAAAGGTGAACATGACAAATGGGGAAGTTTCGAAAAAGGTAGCAGGGATCTTTGATATGAGACCGGCCGCAATTGAAGAGCGCCTCAAACTGCGCAATCCTATTTACAGGGAAACAGCTGCATATGGCCATATGGGAAAAGAGCCGCGCACTGTTACCAAAATATTCGAAAGCCCATATAATGGAAAGATCAAAAAAGAGGTGGAACTTTTCACCTGGGAAAAACTGGATTATGTAGACAAGGTGAAAGAAGCCTTTGGATTGGAATAG
- a CDS encoding nuclear transport factor 2 family protein codes for MKNLLLPCMMLFLSIPLVAQTAMREDEELVKKLIIDSFQDLLSEAKIDKIDTYYTRDFLLLEHGEVWTNDSINKYMNMMLKMEQMPERINTFDFIEVKIKGDMAWTAYHNKAEFKIDGRKVGEMNWLESASAIRTEDGWKLEMLHSTRKEHKEEE; via the coding sequence ATGAAAAATCTGTTACTACCCTGTATGATGCTGTTCCTTTCCATTCCGCTTGTAGCACAAACTGCAATGCGGGAGGACGAGGAACTTGTGAAAAAACTTATCATCGATTCTTTTCAGGACCTATTATCTGAGGCAAAAATCGATAAAATTGACACTTATTACACCAGGGATTTCCTGCTTTTGGAGCACGGGGAGGTTTGGACCAACGACTCCATTAACAAATACATGAATATGATGCTGAAAATGGAGCAGATGCCGGAACGGATTAATACCTTCGATTTTATTGAGGTTAAGATTAAAGGAGATATGGCCTGGACCGCCTACCACAATAAAGCCGAATTTAAAATAGACGGCAGGAAAGTAGGCGAGATGAACTGGCTGGAAAGCGCCTCTGCGATAAGAACCGAAGACGGCTGGAAATTGGAAATGCTTCATTCAACCAGGAAGGAACACAAAGAGGAAGAGTAA
- a CDS encoding DUF2141 domain-containing protein, translating to MKNLKSSLLIFLFGTFLTNAQNTIEVEITNFDNNTGVAFIGLYNSEGAFLKTLYKGEKAEIKNRKVVLTFEDIPNGTYAISAFHDADENGELTTNFIGIPKEKYGASNNAPSRFGPPKWKDARFEVRNGETVYQKIEL from the coding sequence ATGAAAAATCTAAAATCTTCCCTGCTCATCTTCCTTTTTGGAACCTTTTTAACCAACGCCCAGAATACCATTGAGGTAGAGATCACTAATTTTGATAATAATACGGGGGTGGCTTTCATAGGACTTTACAATTCTGAAGGGGCATTCCTTAAAACCCTTTATAAAGGTGAAAAGGCAGAGATCAAAAACCGGAAGGTGGTACTAACTTTCGAGGACATTCCCAATGGCACTTATGCTATCTCCGCTTTCCATGATGCAGATGAGAACGGGGAACTTACCACAAATTTCATAGGAATTCCAAAGGAAAAGTACGGGGCTTCCAATAATGCCCCTTCCAGATTTGGTCCACCAAAATGGAAGGATGCGCGTTTTGAGGTGCGGAATGGTGAGACGGTTTACCAGAAGATTGAATTGTAA
- a CDS encoding alpha/beta hydrolase, translating to MKNLIILISVLAGLYLLICTLAYFFQEKMIFFPQTLARDFKFGVSGDFEERFVKMHDGKELNALLFKAEKPKGVVFYLHGNAGSLEGWGGVAETFTRFNYDLFIPDYRGYGKSEGNIQNEAQLHRDMQSLYDYVKQEYEEQDIIVLGHSIGSGMAARLAAKNSPKLLILQAPFYSVPDLKNNTTPLQIIPSFLIKYKLRTGKYLRDTNAPVAILHGDEDEIIYYGSSLKLQQEFKPGDTLITMEGFGHNNFLGTQRYEEEIERVLKRFENRNSER from the coding sequence ATGAAAAATCTTATAATCTTAATTTCAGTTCTAGCAGGACTTTATCTGCTTATTTGCACTCTCGCCTATTTCTTCCAGGAAAAGATGATATTTTTTCCGCAGACATTAGCGAGGGATTTTAAATTTGGAGTTTCCGGTGATTTTGAGGAGCGATTTGTAAAAATGCACGATGGAAAGGAGCTGAATGCTTTATTGTTCAAAGCTGAGAAACCAAAAGGAGTGGTTTTTTACCTCCATGGAAATGCCGGCTCCCTGGAAGGATGGGGAGGTGTAGCCGAAACTTTCACCAGGTTCAATTATGACCTTTTCATCCCCGATTACCGGGGATACGGCAAAAGCGAGGGTAACATACAGAATGAAGCACAGCTTCACCGGGATATGCAAAGCCTTTATGACTACGTAAAGCAGGAGTATGAGGAGCAGGATATCATCGTGCTGGGGCATTCCATAGGGTCGGGAATGGCTGCGAGGCTGGCAGCCAAAAATTCTCCAAAGCTTTTGATCCTGCAGGCGCCTTTCTACTCTGTCCCCGACCTGAAGAATAATACCACGCCCCTGCAAATCATACCATCTTTCTTAATAAAATATAAGCTCCGCACAGGCAAATATCTCAGGGATACAAATGCTCCAGTGGCCATTCTGCACGGGGATGAGGATGAGATCATTTATTACGGCTCCTCCCTTAAGCTGCAACAGGAATTCAAACCCGGCGATACGCTCATTACTATGGAGGGCTTTGGCCATAATAATTTTTTGGGGACGCAGAGGTATGAGGAGGAGATAGAAAGGGTTTTGAAAAGATTCGAAAACCGGAATAGCGAAAGATGA
- a CDS encoding transposase, giving the protein MRDVRRHNRRSTRLKGYDYTQAGAYFITIPCQNRKHRFGKIEAGEMILNEFGRIAYDEWQKLPERFPNLDLDVFQVMPNHMHGIIILNDNPVRATLAVAPSGDATKNDLGENDDWATARVAPTIGNIIGAYKSIVFNKCLEIYKSQNKTMGKLWQRNYWEIIIRNERSHQNISAYIINNPKKWQEDKFYKK; this is encoded by the coding sequence ATGAGGGATGTAAGAAGACATAATCGAAGATCTACCCGCCTTAAAGGCTACGATTATACACAAGCCGGGGCGTATTTTATTACAATTCCTTGCCAGAACAGGAAGCATAGATTTGGAAAAATCGAAGCCGGAGAAATGATCTTAAATGAATTTGGCAGAATTGCATATGACGAATGGCAGAAATTGCCGGAACGCTTCCCTAATTTAGATCTGGATGTATTCCAGGTCATGCCTAATCATATGCACGGAATTATTATTTTGAATGATAACCCCGTACGGGCGACCCTTGCGGTCGCCCCCTCCGGGGATGCCACTAAGAATGATTTAGGAGAAAATGACGATTGGGCGACCGCGAGGGTCGCCCCAACAATTGGAAATATAATAGGGGCTTACAAATCCATTGTTTTCAATAAATGCCTCGAGATATACAAATCTCAAAACAAAACAATGGGAAAATTATGGCAACGGAATTATTGGGAAATAATAATTAGAAATGAAAGGTCTCACCAAAATATTTCAGCATATATCATTAACAATCCTAAAAAATGGCAGGAGGACAAATTTTATAAAAAATAA
- a CDS encoding SRPBCC family protein, with the protein MKTPKEDQTTKAGTTTASNQSKSNKSATSTSKRSNSAQNGDMLSGWGVTKNQLWGILGAVAGGALLYKGTRSGGKSKVNPKSIIEVKTNVLIKKPKEELYAYWRNLENLPDFMSHLKLVNEIDEKRSLWVAEGPGGLGRIEWEAEITWEQENRILAWRSLPDAEIENSGEVRFEPVGSKKTIVETTINYRPPAGKAGGVAAQLLNPAFKKVLENDLKEFKNIMEKGGKAKRKASKA; encoded by the coding sequence ATGAAAACACCAAAAGAAGATCAAACAACAAAAGCAGGCACTACGACTGCTTCGAATCAATCCAAATCAAACAAAAGTGCCACAAGTACCTCTAAAAGGTCAAATTCCGCACAGAATGGGGATATGCTTTCCGGCTGGGGAGTTACGAAGAACCAGCTTTGGGGAATCCTTGGAGCAGTAGCAGGAGGTGCCTTACTGTACAAAGGAACCAGAAGTGGCGGTAAATCCAAAGTAAATCCAAAATCTATCATTGAGGTAAAGACCAACGTGCTTATTAAAAAACCAAAGGAAGAATTATATGCATACTGGCGTAACCTGGAGAATTTACCAGATTTTATGAGCCATTTGAAACTGGTAAACGAAATAGACGAAAAGCGATCTCTTTGGGTTGCTGAAGGCCCCGGCGGCCTGGGAAGAATAGAGTGGGAGGCAGAGATCACCTGGGAGCAGGAAAACAGAATCCTGGCCTGGAGATCCCTTCCTGATGCTGAAATTGAGAACTCCGGGGAAGTACGTTTTGAACCGGTAGGCAGCAAAAAGACTATCGTGGAAACCACCATCAACTACAGGCCACCTGCAGGAAAAGCTGGAGGAGTGGCAGCGCAGCTTTTAAATCCTGCCTTTAAAAAAGTTCTTGAAAATGACCTTAAAGAGTTTAAGAATATTATGGAAAAAGGTGGTAAGGCAAAACGAAAAGCAAGTAAGGCTTAA
- a CDS encoding universal stress protein — translation MKEIKNILVAIDFNDTVGELLGYAEGIAAKFGSKVWVLHVAAPNPDFVGYEPGPQYIRDIKADELREEHRSLQRICKTFFDESIDCEGLLIQGSTVETVVDEAKKLKSDLLIVGTHKHSFFHDLFSENVSLELLKKAEIPLLAIPIEDEEEE, via the coding sequence ATGAAGGAAATAAAGAACATTCTGGTAGCAATAGATTTTAATGACACCGTGGGCGAGCTCTTAGGCTATGCTGAAGGGATTGCGGCAAAGTTTGGGTCCAAAGTGTGGGTGCTGCATGTGGCAGCCCCAAATCCCGATTTTGTAGGCTACGAACCCGGCCCTCAATATATACGCGATATCAAGGCAGATGAGCTGCGAGAAGAACACCGCTCCCTGCAAAGAATTTGCAAGACTTTTTTCGATGAGAGCATAGATTGCGAGGGGCTGCTCATCCAGGGGTCTACCGTGGAAACTGTGGTTGACGAGGCAAAAAAGCTAAAAAGTGACCTGCTCATAGTCGGAACCCATAAACACAGTTTCTTTCACGATCTTTTCTCTGAAAATGTTTCCCTGGAACTACTGAAAAAAGCTGAGATCCCATTGTTAGCTATTCCTATTGAAGATGAAGAGGAGGAGTAG
- a CDS encoding NAD-dependent epimerase/dehydratase family protein, translated as MQTILGAGGVIATELAKALTFYTMEIRLVSRNPQAVNETDEVLVADLTNYDQTLKAVTGSDIAYLTVGLPYDTKVWQEKWPVIMENVIKACLKVRCKLVFFDNIYMYDGSNLDPITEDLPVNPPSEKGKVRARLVEMLWAAVKSKDLQALIARSADFYGPGIKDSGLLNETVIKPLSKGKKANWLMDYNKKHSFTYTVDAGKATALLGNTPDAYGQTWHLPTAKEPLTGKQWVEEIAKEMHLEPKFRRVGKSFVRFLGIFIPEMKESVEMLYQYDRDYVFNSDKFESKFSQRPTPYKTGVREVIAADYHKQRPAVITSSK; from the coding sequence ATGCAAACAATACTAGGAGCGGGTGGTGTTATTGCCACAGAACTAGCGAAAGCACTTACTTTCTACACCATGGAGATAAGACTTGTAAGCCGCAACCCCCAGGCGGTGAATGAGACAGATGAGGTTTTGGTTGCAGATCTTACCAACTATGACCAAACTCTCAAGGCAGTTACAGGTTCAGATATTGCGTATCTCACTGTTGGGCTGCCTTATGATACCAAAGTATGGCAGGAGAAATGGCCTGTTATTATGGAAAATGTGATCAAAGCCTGCCTTAAAGTTAGATGCAAACTGGTTTTCTTTGATAATATCTATATGTACGATGGCAGCAACCTGGATCCTATTACAGAGGACCTGCCGGTAAATCCCCCTTCAGAAAAGGGTAAAGTCCGTGCCAGGCTGGTGGAGATGTTATGGGCTGCGGTGAAATCAAAAGACTTGCAGGCCCTTATAGCCCGTAGTGCCGACTTCTACGGCCCCGGAATAAAAGATTCCGGACTATTGAATGAAACTGTGATCAAACCGTTGAGCAAGGGCAAAAAGGCAAATTGGCTTATGGATTATAATAAAAAACATTCCTTCACCTACACTGTAGATGCCGGGAAAGCTACGGCCCTGCTGGGCAATACACCCGATGCCTATGGGCAGACCTGGCACCTGCCAACTGCAAAAGAACCATTGACTGGAAAACAGTGGGTAGAGGAGATCGCTAAGGAAATGCATTTGGAACCAAAATTTCGCCGGGTGGGAAAATCCTTTGTAAGATTCCTGGGGATCTTTATTCCGGAGATGAAGGAAAGCGTGGAAATGCTCTATCAATATGACCGCGATTACGTGTTCAACAGCGATAAATTTGAAAGCAAATTTTCACAAAGACCCACTCCCTATAAAACAGGTGTGAGAGAAGTTATAGCTGCCGATTACCACAAGCAACGCCCGGCTGTTATCACGTCTTCAAAATAA
- a CDS encoding 2-hydroxyacid dehydrogenase produces the protein MSVLVISPGRNPEAWVRELKNQHPGMNIVVYPEQHDDEEVEYAITWKHPRGIFKNYPNLKVIASMGAGVDHITSDPEIPEDVIITRVVDKQLRVDMCSFVLALVMDNLRNISIHHCSKSWEPKKYKRIQDTHIGIMGLGELGSGVAENLKINGFKVSGWAKSKKEIDGINTYSSEEQDEFLEELDILVCLLPLTKETENILNKDLFDKLPKGAYLINVARGEHLEEQHLLDAVNSGQLSGAALDVFRKEPLPEEHPFWENENIFITPHIASVTDPKHVVPQLVENYERMTEEEELLNVVTQEKGY, from the coding sequence ATGTCGGTTTTAGTTATTAGCCCGGGAAGAAACCCGGAAGCATGGGTAAGGGAGTTGAAAAATCAGCACCCGGGAATGAACATAGTGGTTTATCCCGAACAACACGATGATGAGGAGGTAGAATATGCCATTACGTGGAAACACCCAAGGGGAATTTTCAAAAATTATCCAAATCTTAAAGTTATTGCCTCTATGGGTGCCGGGGTAGATCACATTACCAGCGATCCCGAAATTCCGGAAGACGTGATCATCACACGGGTCGTGGACAAACAGCTGCGGGTAGATATGTGTTCCTTTGTGCTTGCATTGGTAATGGATAACTTGCGAAATATTTCTATTCATCATTGCAGCAAAAGCTGGGAGCCAAAGAAATATAAACGAATTCAGGATACCCATATCGGGATTATGGGCCTTGGGGAATTGGGCAGCGGGGTAGCAGAAAACCTAAAGATAAACGGATTCAAGGTTTCCGGCTGGGCAAAATCCAAAAAGGAGATCGACGGAATAAATACCTATAGCAGTGAGGAACAGGATGAATTCCTGGAAGAACTGGATATCCTGGTATGTCTATTACCCCTTACAAAGGAAACTGAAAATATCCTCAATAAAGATCTGTTTGACAAGCTGCCTAAAGGAGCTTACCTCATCAATGTCGCCCGGGGAGAGCACCTGGAAGAACAGCACCTGCTGGATGCAGTTAACAGCGGACAGCTAAGCGGGGCAGCACTGGATGTTTTCAGAAAAGAACCCCTGCCAGAGGAGCATCCTTTTTGGGAAAATGAGAATATTTTTATTACTCCGCACATCGCCAGCGTAACAGATCCAAAGCATGTGGTACCCCAACTGGTTGAAAATTATGAAAGAATGACTGAAGAGGAAGAACTTTTAAACGTGGTAACGCAGGAGAAAGGATATTGA